The following proteins are co-located in the Thermodesulfobacteriota bacterium genome:
- a CDS encoding TetR/AcrR family transcriptional regulator, with protein sequence MKEKATTGKRGKPANIPVVNRGAETRGMILAAARQVFAAHSYNAASVRMIAARGDFYHGLIRYHFPSKAGIFEAVVEDACRSLYEANKQWLLEIATFSPEKALSTYLDRFIEFFRKQPDVFRIIIRNFTHDDPANLPGFRHLATMLADTRRDFEATFPGLFVKGDVGRFLSSLNALILHYLGAGSIESLMVGFRGPGKAYLEWVKETLFFIFLPVLEAAARESAISKPPG encoded by the coding sequence ATGAAAGAAAAGGCAACAACCGGCAAGAGAGGCAAACCAGCAAACATACCCGTCGTCAACCGGGGGGCCGAGACCCGCGGCATGATCCTGGCGGCCGCCCGTCAGGTCTTTGCGGCTCATTCATACAACGCCGCCAGCGTCCGCATGATCGCCGCCCGGGGTGACTTTTACCACGGCCTTATCCGCTACCATTTTCCCAGCAAGGCCGGGATATTCGAAGCGGTGGTGGAAGACGCCTGTCGTTCTCTTTATGAGGCCAATAAACAATGGCTGCTGGAGATCGCCACCTTTTCGCCGGAAAAGGCGCTGTCGACTTATCTGGACAGATTTATCGAATTTTTCCGCAAACAGCCCGACGTGTTCCGGATCATCATCAGGAATTTTACCCACGACGATCCGGCCAACCTGCCGGGCTTCCGTCATCTGGCGACCATGCTGGCCGACACCCGCCGGGATTTTGAGGCCACCTTTCCGGGCCTGTTTGTCAAAGGCGATGTCGGTCGCTTCCTGAGCAGCCTCAACGCCCTGATCCTGCATTATCTCGGGGCCGGCTCCATCGAGTCGCTCATGGTCGGTTTCCGGGGTCCCGGCAAGGCATACCTGGAATGGGTCAAAGAGACCCTGTTCTTCATTTTCCTGCCGGTCCTGGAAGCCGCCGCCCGCGAGTCTGCCATTTCAAAACCGCCGGGATGA